The following is a genomic window from bacterium.
CTCGCGACCACCTTCGGAATCGTCACGGGCTCGGAGACCGTCAGGACGACCTTCCGGTCGAGCCCGTGCTCGGCGAGCGCACCGTCGATCGCCTCGTCGCTCATGCTCGGATGGGCCACCCGAATGTGCTGCGCAGACACGAAGTCCTCGAGGGTCAGCGGCCCCTCGAAGAGCGGGTGACCTCGACGGCCGACGGTGACGTACTCCGCGGAGATGAGAAAACGGCTCGAGAGACTCGGGATGTCCGCCGGGTGGTACGAGCTCACGGCGAGATCGACGGTGCCGCGTTCGAATTCGCGGACGATCTGGTCGGGCTGGGTCCCGACCGGGACCACGAGTGAGACGCCGGGCGCCACCTTGGCGAGGTCCCGGATCAGAAGGGGCAGGAGGCTCACCTGGGCCGACTGGTCGAGGCCGATTCGGAAGCGCTCCTGGCTCGATGAAGGATCGAAGGTGCGCTCGTCGCCGAAGACGGTCGCGGCGTCTTCCAGGAGCGCTCGCACCTGGTCGGTGAGCGCCGCGGCCTTGGCGGTTGGCACCATTCCCTTCGACGTCCGCAACAGGATCGGGTCCTCGAGGATGTCACGGAGGCGCG
Proteins encoded in this region:
- a CDS encoding LysR family transcriptional regulator: MRLASVDLNLLIVLDAILREASVTGAARRIGLSQSATSHALARLRDILEDPILLRTSKGMVPTAKAAALTDQVRALLEDAATVFGDERTFDPSSSQERFRIGLDQSAQVSLLPLLIRDLAKVAPGVSLVVPVGTQPDQIVREFERGTVDLAVSSYHPADIPSLSSRFLISAEYVTVGRRGHPLFEGPLTLEDFVSAQHIRVAHPSMSDEAIDGALAEHGLDRKVVLTVSEPVTIPKVVARSDLVATIPKMLIDLWMPGHRLTWCRPPISVAPVPVYLIHHERIDDSPPHHWLRGRIESAFDGLGHGES